DNA sequence from the Amycolatopsis sp. Hca4 genome:
ATCATCCATTGGATGTCGACGGTGGTGGCGCCGAGTTCTTCGGTGAGCTTGGGGATGGCCAGGTTCAGGATGGTGTTGTCCAGCAGGACGACCAGCTGGGCCATGCAGATGACGGCCAGGATGAGCCAGCGCCGTGGATTTCGGGTTTCGGTCACCGCCACCGTGGCGTGCATTTCGCGCAAGAGGACTCCCTCGGTAGCGAATGCGTTCGACGGGTTCTTATACACCATATAAGGGAAGTGTTCGGAAAGGCAAGAGCCTCCCCGGACGCGGCTGTGTCCGGGGAGGCATCACGCGTGACTGAGAGGGCATCACCCGTGATTGGAGGGGCATCACGCGTGCTTGGAGGGTCGGCTCGCGTGTCTGGAGGGTCGGCTCGCGTACCGGGAGGGTCGGGTGGGTCAGCGGGCGGTGACGTGGCGCAGGACCGCCAGCTGTTCCTCCTGCTCACGACGGCTGATCGCGGCGCCCGTCAACCGCGCCGAGCCGTGGAACGTTCCCGGGAACAGGTGCAGCTCCACGTTCACCCCCGCCGCCTGCATCGCCACCGCGTACGCGATCCCCTCGTCGCGCAGGGGGTCGAACTGCTTGACCGCGACGTACGCCGGCGGCAGGCCGGTCAGGTCCGTCGCGCGGGCCGGGGCGGCGTAACACGGGACCGCGTCCGTCGCGCGCAGGCCTGGCCCGAGGTAGGCGTCCCAGCTGATCTCCGCCTGCGGGCGGTTCCACAACGGCGTGTCCACGAACTCGCGCATGCTCGGCGTCGCGAGGCGGTCGTCCAGGACCGGGGCGTTCAGGAACTGGTAGGCGACCCTCGGCCCGCCGCGGTCGCGGGCCAGCAGGGCCAGGCCGCCGCTGAGGCAGCCGCCCGAGCTGATGCCGTAGGTGACGATCCGGTCCGGGTCCACGCCCAGCTCGTCCGCGTGGTCGGCGAGCCAGCACAAGCCCGTGTAGACGTCCTCCAGCGGGCCGGGGTACGGCGTTTCCGGCGCCAGGCGGTACTCCACCGAGACGACCACGATCCCCAGCGCGCGGACCAGCTCGACGCACGGCACCTGGGCGACGTCGAGGTCGCCGACCATGAACCCGCCGCCGTGGACGAAGTACAGCGCGGACGGTGCCACCGGGTCGGCCGGGCGGTAGACGCGCAACGCCACCTCGTGGCCGTCCGCCGGCACGGGCACGTCGTCGATCCGCAAGCCCGCCAGGTCCGGCGCGGGCAGCCGGTCTCTGAGCTCGCTGACCGCCGCTCTCGCCGTCACCAGGTCGCCCAGGTCGGTGATCGGCAGGGCCGGGACGGCGGTCGCGAGCTCGGGGTCGAACGCATAGACCACAAGGCCTCCAAGGGGATTCGACGACTCGGGCCGCACAGCGCGGGCGGGTGCCCGTGCGGTGCGGCCCGGAAAGGGGATGGCTGGTTCAGGCCATGAGGTCGGTTTCGGTGATCCCGGGCCCCTGGCCGGCGCGGATGAACCACTCGGTGCCGAACATGGTCCGGAACGTGTCCTCCGGCAGGTCCGTGAACAGCGTGGACTGCGGGGTGATCTGGCTGGCGTGGGCGAGCAGCGCCTTGCGCTTGTACTCGGTGTAGGCGGAGACGTCGACGCGGCAGGTCAGCTCGGCCTCCGGGGTGCCGAAGTCCGGCCCGGCGGGCAGCTCGACGCCGGCCTGCTGGGCGAGGGCCTGCTGGTTCGCCTTGATCTGCTCGCGGTTGATCGTGGTCTGGAAGACCTTCGCGGTGCCCGCGAGTTCCGCCGCCCGCACGCCGACGCGGTGGACCTGGATGTGGTCGGGGTCGCCGTAGGTGCCCGCCTCGTCGTAGACGGTCAGCACGTCGGCGTTCTCCTCGCGCAGGATCGTGGCGAGCTTCTGCGCGGCTTCTTCGACGTCGGCGGTCTGGAAGGTGCTGCCTTCGCCGGCGGCGACCATCCCGGAGTCGGTGTAGCCGAGGAACTCGAGCCGGTCCACGCCGAGCACGTCGGCGGCCGCCCGCGCTTCGACCGCCCGGCGGTCGCCCAGGGTCTCGCCCTCGGCGAGCAGGCCTTCGGGGTTGTACCCGAGTTCACCGCGGGTGGCGAGCACGAGCACGACGCGGTGGCCGTCCTCGTGGGCCTTGCGCAGGACGCCGCCGCAGGTCGTGGTGTCGTCGTTGGGGTGTGCGTGAAAGGAAACGAGTGTGCCCATGGCGCCGAACCTACGCACGGGAAGCGTTTTCGGGATCCCGCAGGTGAGCAGTCACAGCACCGCACCCGCGGCCACCAGCCCGGCCAAGGCCACCGCGCCCCGCAGCGACGACAACCCGCCCAGCGCGGCCGGCTCCACCGGCACCGGCACCTGGCCCTGCCGCACGAAGTCCCCGAGGTGGGCCGCCACCGACGGCACGATCTCCGGGATCCCCGCCGCGAACCCGCCGCCGATCAGCGCGCGGTCCGGGTGGACCAGCTCCTGGACGCCGGTCACCGCCGCCGCCAGCGCCCGGGTCGTCCCGTCCAGCGCGTCGGCCGCCCACGGCTCTCCGGCGCTCAACCCGCGCTGCAGCGCGAAGAACGAGACGTCCCGGCCGCGCAGCAAGGACGCGCGGCGCAGCGTCGCCGGGCCCGAGGCCAGTGCCTGCAGGCAGCCCCGGCGGCCGCACACGCACCGGACACCGCCCATCTCGACGATGATGTGGCCGATTTCGAACGAGCCGCGGCCGAGCCCCGGGCACGGCACGCCGCCGAGGACCAGGCCGCCGCCGATGCCGGTGCCGATCCCGATGTACAGGAGGTTCTCGCAGCCCGATGCCCTGGCTTCGGCCAGCGCACCGAGGTCGCCGTCGTCCGCCCACGCGACCGCCGCTTCCGGGAACAGCTTGCCCAGCGCCGTCTTCAGGTCGACGCCGGTCCACTCCGGGCGGCTGGGCCAGGTGGCGACCCGGCCGTCCGGGCCGACCGTGCCGGGCATCGCGACGCCGACCGCCGCCAGCGGGGCACCGAGGCGGCCGCGCAGGCCGGCCACGTGCGCGGTCAGCTGCGCGAGGTCGTCCTCCGCGCTGCGCCGGGCCCCCCAGCTGAACGAGGTTTCCTCGACGCACACGGAGTCCTTCTCGACGCGGAACGCGACCTTGGTGCCGCCGACGTCGATGCCGAGGTGGTACACGCGGGTCAGCGGCCGGGCACCGACGGGCAGAGCGCGAGCAGGTCGGCCGGCTGCCGCAGCACCACGTCGGGACCCGCGGCGAGCAGCTCGCCGATGTCGTCCGGGGGCGCCCACAGCGCCGCCGCCGAAGCGACACCGGCGCCGCGCGCGCTGGCCAGGTCGGTCGGTGCGTCGCCGACCATGATCGCCTGCCCGGGCGGGACGTCCAGCAGCTGCAGCGCGTGCCGGACGATGTCCGGCGCCGGCTTGGGCCGGGCGACCTCGTCCGAGCCGATGACGTGCTCGAAGAACGGGAGCAGACCGAGGTCGTCCAGCAGCGACCGCGCCCGCGGGCCGCTCTTGCCGGTGGCGATGGCCAGCCGCAGGCCACGCGCCCGCAGCGTCAGCAGCAGCTCGGTGACCCCGGCGAAGACCTGGACCTCACCGGCGAGGCGGTAGCTCTCGCGGACGAAGGGTTCCTCCATCTCCAGCGGCAGGTCCATGATGCGCATGATATCGGGAAAATACCGGCCGAGATGGCGCCGATATTCCTCGAAGGGCGCCGGCCCGTCCCCGACGACCTCGGCGTAGGCGATGGCGAAGGCCTCGCTCATCACCGCGAAGCTGTCGACGACGACCCCGTCGAGGTCGAAGATGACCGCGTGCCGGACCGGTACCGAGGGATCGGCCCCGGCTGCCGGCCGATCGACGATCGGGAATGTCATGGAGCACCCTCTCTACTGGAACGCCGGGACCGCGCCACGCACCGAGCCCGCGGAGGCGTAGAAGTTCTCGATCATCGAGACGATCGGCCGCGCTTCGGCGACGGCCCGGCCGCGGCTGCCGGGATCGGCCAGCATCACGGCGAGGTCGCTCACCTGGCGGGTGTACTCGACGCCGATGCGTTCGAGCGGCACGGGAAGCCGGGTGGTGGTGCCCTCGCGGGTCACCGAAAGCACGGGTTCGGGCTCCCGGTTGGGGCTGAAGCCGAAGGTGCACCGCAGGTCCGCGGTGCCGGCGCTGCCCTCGACGTGGAGCACCGAGACGTCCCGCGCCTGGTGCGAAGCCCAGCTCGCGCGCAGCGAGACCGAGATGCCGTCTTCGCGGACCAGGAAGCCGCGTGCGGTGTCCTCGACGTCGGCGGGGTCGCCGCCGAGCTGGTCCTGCCGCCACGCCGCGCGCCAGGCGCCGGCGTTGACGAAGTCGTCCGACGTCACGCCGATGACCTGGGTGAACGCGGCCGGGCCGACCAGGTACGCGAGCGTGTCGAGCAGGTGCCAGCCGAGGTCGTACAGCGCGCCACCGCCTGCCTTCTCGCGCTGGGTGAACCAGCCGCCCGCGCGCGGCACGCCCCTGGCGCGGATCCAGCCCATCGCGACGTGCCGGATGTCGCCCAGCTGCGGCAGCACCTGCCGCAGCGCGCCGACGTCACCGCGGTAGCGGGCGGCGCTGCCGGCCAGCAGCATCCCGCCGCTGCGTTCGGCCGCGGCGAGGACGTCGATCTCGGCCGAGGTCAGGCACACCGGCTTCTCGAGGAAGACGGAGATCCCGGTGGCGAGCAGCGCGCCGGCCACCTCGGTGTGCAGGTAGTTGGGCACCGCGACGACGGCGAGGTCGACCTCCCGCGCGGTCAGCGCGGACACCGCGGCGTGCGTGGGGATGCCGGTGGCCTTGGTGAACGCCTTCCGCGACGCCGGGTCGGCGTCCACGGCGGCGACCACCTCGAAGTCCGCGTGCTCGCGCAGCAGGGGCAGCCACAGTTCGCGACCGGCCCAGCCGAGCCCGACCACCGCGGCCCGGACACTCATGCCCGCGCCACGGCGTCGGCGATGATTTCCGCGGTCGCGTGCAGCTCCGGCTCGCCGGCCAGCAGGACCCGGTGGTGCAGCCAGACGCAGTCCTGGCTGATCGCGTCGGTGTGCGGGCAGCGCTCGGCGATCGCGTCGACGCTCTCGTCGGGCGCGCCGAGCTCCCAGAAGGCGTCGGTGCGGTAGATCGCGCGGAACGCCGCGAAGGCGGGCAGGCCGGCCGCGACGAGCTGGTCGACCAGGGCGTTGCGCTGCTCCTCGGTGAGCCCGGGGACGCGGAACATGGCCATGTAGTGGGAGTTGCGGTCGGCGCGCACGTCGCCGCCCTGCGGCACGACGCCGTCGATCTCGCCGAGCAGCCGGGACAGCAGCGTCCAGCGCTCGTCGCGCACGGCGATCTGCTCGTCGAGGCGGGCCAGCTGGGCCCGCAGCACGGACGCGGAGAACTCGTTGAGCCGCATGTTGGAGCCGGCGATCTTGTGGAAGTACCGGCGGTCGTCGCGGGGACGGCCGCAGCTGTGCCGGAGGAACGCCGTCTCGTACTTTTCCGTTTCGCCTTCGGGGAAGACGACCGCGCCGCCCTCGCCCGCCGTCATCAGCTTGCCGTTCTGGAAGCTGAAGGTGGCGATGCTGTCCAGTTCGCCGACGCGCTTGCCCTGCCAGCGCGCGCCGTGCGCGTGGGCGGCGTCCTGCAGCAGCGGGATGCCGGTGTCGGCGGAGATCTTCGCGAGCGCGTCCATGTCGGCGATCAGCCCGGCCATGTGCACCGGCATGATCGCCCTGGTGCGCGGGGTGACCGCGGCCGCGACGGCTTCCGGGTCGATGTTGTAGGTGGCCGCGTCGACGTCGACCGGGACGGTGACCGCGCCGAGCCGCTGGGCCGCCTGCGACGAGGAGATGAACGTGAAGGCGGGCACGATGACCTCGGTGCCCGGGCCGACGCCCATCACCTGGAGGGCGAGCTCCAGCGCGTGCGTCCCGTTGGTCACGGCCAGCGCGTGCGCGGCGCCGTGGTGGGCGGCGAACTCGCGCTCGAAGGAGTTCACCTCGTCCCCGCCCATGCGCCACCACTGACCCTGTTCGAGCGCGCGGACCAGGCCGTCCCGCTCGGCGTCGTCGTACTGCGGCCACGCGGGGAATTCCGGTGCCTTTCGCGCGTTCATGGTTCTCCGAATCTCCGCTGGGGTTCGAATGGAAAAAGGCTAGATCGGCCCCCGGCCCGGCTACATCCCCCGGCTTGGTAGTGCGGCTTTGTCAGCCGAGGCCGAAGAAAGCGCGGTAGGCGTTCAATTGGCCTTCGAGCATGTGAATTCCGTAATGGACGCGGTGGCCGAGGGCCGCGGCTTCGCGGAGAAGGCGGGTCTCGCGGGGTTTCATGACGATGTCGGCGACCACGCTGCGCGGAGCCAGCTCGTCCGGCCGGAACGGCAGCGGATCATCGGGCCGCAGCCCGAGCGGCGTCGCGTTCACGACGATCCCGGCGCCCGCGGTGTCCGGTTCGGCCGACACCGACGTCCGGCCGGGCCAGTGCGCATCCAGGCGGGCCCGGAGCGCGGCGAGCTTCGCGCTGTCCGGGTCGCACACGGCGAGCCGCTCCGCGCCCGCGGCCAGCAGGGCGGCCGCAATGGCACTGCCGGCGCCGCCGGCGCCGGCCAGGAACACCGTCCGGGCTTGGGGATCGTGCCCGGCCTCGACGAGCCCGGCCACGAACCCGGTGCCGTCGAAGTTTTCGGCGTACCACCGGCCGTCGGGCTCCCGGCGCAGGGCGTTGGCGCTGCCGGTGATCTCGACCATCGGGCTGCGCCGGTCGGCGAGCCCGGCCGCGGCCACCTTGTGCGGCACGGTGACGAAGATGCCGTCGAGGTTGGCGATCGCCTGCAGCCCGGCGACGATCCGTTCGAGGTCCGGCGCGGGTGCGTGCACGGGGACGAGCACCGCGTCGACGTCCAGCTTCGCGAAGAGCGGATTCAGCAGGCCCGGCGACTGGACCTGGGTGACCGGATCACCCAGCACGACGTACAGGCGGGTGGTGCCGCTGATGCTCATCACAGTCACTCCTCAGCCCAGCATCTTCGCGATCGCCTCCGCGAGTTCGACCGACTGGCCGGCGTTGAGCCGCGGGTCGCACGCGGTCAGGTAGCGGTCGGGCAGGTCGGCTTCGGCGATGCCCGCGGCGCCGCCGAGGCACTCCGTCACGTCGTCGCCGGTCACCTCGACGTGGATCCCGCCCGCGTGGGTGCCCAGCTGACGGTGCACCGCGAAGAACCCGGCGAGCTCGGCGACGACGTGGCCGAAGTGCCGGGTCTTGTAGCCGTTGCCCGAGGTGTGGGTGTTGCCGTGCATCGGGTCGCACTGCCAGATCACCTCGTGCCCGGAGGCGGCGACCTTCTCCACGATCGGCGGGAGGAGCTCACGGACCCGGGCGTGCCCCATCCGGCTGACCAGCGTCAACCGGCCGGGCGTGCGGTGCGGGTCGAGGCGCCGGACGTACTCGACGACCTCCTCCGGGGTGCACGTCGGCCCCAGCTTCAGGCCGATCGGGTTGGACAGCAGTTCGGCGAAGGCGATGTGGGCGCCGTCGAGCTGACGGGTGCGCTCCCCGATCCACAGGAAGTGGGCCAGCCCGCTGGACAGCCGCGGTTCCGGGCCGGCGGAGTCCGCCCACAGCACGGCCCGCTCGTAGTCGAGCAGCAGCATCTCGTGGCTGACGTAGATCTCGGTCGGCCGCGGGGACGGGCCGGCTCCCGGAAACGACGGCCCGCCCGAGGACGCTCGGCGGGCCCCGGCCAGCACCATCTGCGCCGCCAGTGGTTCGTCGACGCCCTCGGCGCAGAGCTTGCGGACGAGGTCCATCGCGCTGGCGGAATGGGCGTAGGCCATCAGCATCCGGTGCGGGTCGGGAGCACGGGCGGCGGCCGTGCACTCCGGGGAGTTCACGATGTCGCCCCGGTAAACCGGCAGCCCGAGCGCGTCGACGGTGTTGGACCGCGGCTTCGCGAACTGCCCGGCCATCCGGGCGATCTTGACCACCGGCAGGCCGGCCGCCTCGGCC
Encoded proteins:
- a CDS encoding alpha/beta hydrolase, coding for MVYAFDPELATAVPALPITDLGDLVTARAAVSELRDRLPAPDLAGLRIDDVPVPADGHEVALRVYRPADPVAPSALYFVHGGGFMVGDLDVAQVPCVELVRALGIVVVSVEYRLAPETPYPGPLEDVYTGLCWLADHADELGVDPDRIVTYGISSGGCLSGGLALLARDRGGPRVAYQFLNAPVLDDRLATPSMREFVDTPLWNRPQAEISWDAYLGPGLRATDAVPCYAAPARATDLTGLPPAYVAVKQFDPLRDEGIAYAVAMQAAGVNVELHLFPGTFHGSARLTGAAISRREQEEQLAVLRHVTAR
- a CDS encoding PIG-L deacetylase family protein, which gives rise to MGTLVSFHAHPNDDTTTCGGVLRKAHEDGHRVVLVLATRGELGYNPEGLLAEGETLGDRRAVEARAAADVLGVDRLEFLGYTDSGMVAAGEGSTFQTADVEEAAQKLATILREENADVLTVYDEAGTYGDPDHIQVHRVGVRAAELAGTAKVFQTTINREQIKANQQALAQQAGVELPAGPDFGTPEAELTCRVDVSAYTEYKRKALLAHASQITPQSTLFTDLPEDTFRTMFGTEWFIRAGQGPGITETDLMA
- the rifK gene encoding 3-amino-5-hydroxybenzoate synthase, with the protein product MNARKAPEFPAWPQYDDAERDGLVRALEQGQWWRMGGDEVNSFEREFAAHHGAAHALAVTNGTHALELALQVMGVGPGTEVIVPAFTFISSSQAAQRLGAVTVPVDVDAATYNIDPEAVAAAVTPRTRAIMPVHMAGLIADMDALAKISADTGIPLLQDAAHAHGARWQGKRVGELDSIATFSFQNGKLMTAGEGGAVVFPEGETEKYETAFLRHSCGRPRDDRRYFHKIAGSNMRLNEFSASVLRAQLARLDEQIAVRDERWTLLSRLLGEIDGVVPQGGDVRADRNSHYMAMFRVPGLTEEQRNALVDQLVAAGLPAFAAFRAIYRTDAFWELGAPDESVDAIAERCPHTDAISQDCVWLHHRVLLAGEPELHATAEIIADAVARA
- a CDS encoding Gfo/Idh/MocA family protein, yielding MSVRAAVVGLGWAGRELWLPLLREHADFEVVAAVDADPASRKAFTKATGIPTHAAVSALTAREVDLAVVAVPNYLHTEVAGALLATGISVFLEKPVCLTSAEIDVLAAAERSGGMLLAGSAARYRGDVGALRQVLPQLGDIRHVAMGWIRARGVPRAGGWFTQREKAGGGALYDLGWHLLDTLAYLVGPAAFTQVIGVTSDDFVNAGAWRAAWRQDQLGGDPADVEDTARGFLVREDGISVSLRASWASHQARDVSVLHVEGSAGTADLRCTFGFSPNREPEPVLSVTREGTTTRLPVPLERIGVEYTRQVSDLAVMLADPGSRGRAVAEARPIVSMIENFYASAGSVRGAVPAFQ
- a CDS encoding 3-deoxy-7-phosphoheptulonate synthase; protein product: MPAEPDLADGGRAVDRVLAGRLRAALDRPAAQQPCWPDAERAAAVVELLHNAEPIVAPEETERLRTRLASVARGEAFLLQGGDCAETFAGNTEPHLRANLGVLARMGEVLAEAAGLPVVKIARMAGQFAKPRSNTVDALGLPVYRGDIVNSPECTAAARAPDPHRMLMAYAHSASAMDLVRKLCAEGVDEPLAAQMVLAGARRASSGGPSFPGAGPSPRPTEIYVSHEMLLLDYERAVLWADSAGPEPRLSSGLAHFLWIGERTRQLDGAHIAFAELLSNPIGLKLGPTCTPEEVVEYVRRLDPHRTPGRLTLVSRMGHARVRELLPPIVEKVAASGHEVIWQCDPMHGNTHTSGNGYKTRHFGHVVAELAGFFAVHRQLGTHAGGIHVEVTGDDVTECLGGAAGIAEADLPDRYLTACDPRLNAGQSVELAEAIAKMLG
- a CDS encoding shikimate dehydrogenase, with translation MSISGTTRLYVVLGDPVTQVQSPGLLNPLFAKLDVDAVLVPVHAPAPDLERIVAGLQAIANLDGIFVTVPHKVAAAGLADRRSPMVEITGSANALRREPDGRWYAENFDGTGFVAGLVEAGHDPQARTVFLAGAGGAGSAIAAALLAAGAERLAVCDPDSAKLAALRARLDAHWPGRTSVSAEPDTAGAGIVVNATPLGLRPDDPLPFRPDELAPRSVVADIVMKPRETRLLREAAALGHRVHYGIHMLEGQLNAYRAFFGLG
- a CDS encoding HAD-IA family hydrolase, yielding MTFPIVDRPAAGADPSVPVRHAVIFDLDGVVVDSFAVMSEAFAIAYAEVVGDGPAPFEEYRRHLGRYFPDIMRIMDLPLEMEEPFVRESYRLAGEVQVFAGVTELLLTLRARGLRLAIATGKSGPRARSLLDDLGLLPFFEHVIGSDEVARPKPAPDIVRHALQLLDVPPGQAIMVGDAPTDLASARGAGVASAAALWAPPDDIGELLAAGPDVVLRQPADLLALCPSVPGR
- the rifN gene encoding kanosamine kinase; this encodes MTRVYHLGIDVGGTKVAFRVEKDSVCVEETSFSWGARRSAEDDLAQLTAHVAGLRGRLGAPLAAVGVAMPGTVGPDGRVATWPSRPEWTGVDLKTALGKLFPEAAVAWADDGDLGALAEARASGCENLLYIGIGTGIGGGLVLGGVPCPGLGRGSFEIGHIIVEMGGVRCVCGRRGCLQALASGPATLRRASLLRGRDVSFFALQRGLSAGEPWAADALDGTTRALAAAVTGVQELVHPDRALIGGGFAAGIPEIVPSVAAHLGDFVRQGQVPVPVEPAALGGLSSLRGAVALAGLVAAGAVL